The following coding sequences are from one Hyalangium gracile window:
- a CDS encoding tetratricopeptide repeat protein translates to MTRGAAAGHESSTTPASPDDKSAAPGDLRSVLPTPTALLDAGRALASGEPLRALGLVGRVESALGLTLRGIAYAQLGDLELAKQSLERALSLEDDPLRRARARAALVELALSLGDPAPAARAARESADELARLGDARNAAMQRLVLARAEVLLGRLGEARRVVEEVTAMELAPDLRAVALLAQAEIGIRAIATTAARDALTRARRALEEAPHHLLARALLALEQELSRPIARVLRGGELRDADLFTIEDVSRGEVLLVDACRRLAIGGRVTIPLARRPVLFALLLVLARAWPASVPRDELAARAFDVRRVNASHRSRLRVEIGRLRKVMDGLAAEPVATTDGYALESKREVVVLLPPSDDEVARIALLLGDGAAWSAQGLAEHAGISKRTAQRALAALVASGGAIRTGKGKDLRYTRPGTPIASRMLLLGLVPRT, encoded by the coding sequence GTGACGCGAGGCGCCGCGGCGGGACACGAGAGCAGCACGACTCCCGCATCGCCTGATGACAAGTCCGCCGCTCCGGGCGATCTTCGAAGCGTGCTGCCCACCCCTACAGCCCTCCTGGATGCCGGGCGAGCGCTGGCGAGCGGCGAGCCGCTGAGGGCGCTCGGACTCGTCGGGCGCGTCGAGAGCGCGCTCGGGCTCACGCTCCGGGGCATCGCCTACGCGCAGCTCGGCGATCTCGAGCTGGCGAAGCAGTCTCTCGAGCGGGCCCTCTCGCTCGAGGACGATCCGCTGAGGCGAGCACGCGCACGCGCGGCGCTGGTCGAGCTCGCCCTGAGCCTGGGAGATCCCGCGCCCGCGGCGCGAGCAGCCAGGGAGTCCGCCGACGAGCTCGCCCGCCTGGGTGATGCCCGCAATGCGGCCATGCAGCGCCTGGTCCTCGCGCGCGCCGAGGTCCTGCTCGGTCGCCTCGGCGAGGCACGCCGCGTCGTCGAGGAGGTCACGGCCATGGAGCTCGCGCCCGATCTGCGCGCGGTCGCCCTGCTCGCCCAGGCGGAGATCGGCATCCGCGCCATCGCGACGACCGCCGCGCGCGACGCGCTCACCCGGGCACGCCGTGCGCTCGAAGAGGCGCCCCATCATCTGCTCGCCCGGGCCCTGCTTGCCCTCGAGCAGGAGCTCTCGCGTCCCATCGCCCGGGTGCTGCGCGGGGGTGAGCTCCGCGATGCCGATCTCTTCACGATCGAGGACGTCTCTCGCGGCGAGGTGCTCCTCGTCGATGCCTGCCGGCGCCTGGCCATCGGAGGTCGCGTCACGATCCCGCTCGCGCGCAGGCCCGTCCTGTTCGCGCTGCTCCTCGTCCTCGCCCGCGCCTGGCCGGCCTCCGTGCCACGAGACGAGCTCGCGGCGCGCGCCTTCGACGTGCGTCGGGTCAACGCTTCGCATCGCTCGAGGCTGCGCGTCGAGATCGGCCGGCTGCGCAAGGTGATGGACGGGCTCGCCGCGGAGCCGGTCGCCACGACGGATGGCTATGCGCTCGAGTCGAAGCGCGAGGTGGTCGTGCTCCTGCCCCCTTCGGATGACGAGGTCGCCCGCATCGCGCTGCTGCTCGGCGATGGCGCGGCATGGTCGGCCCAGGGGCTGGCGGAGCACGCCGGCATCTCGAAGCGCACCGCTCAGCGAGCGCTCGCGGCGCTGGTGGCGAGCGGCGGCGCGATCCGGACGGGCAAGGGCAAGGACCTGCGCTACACCCGGCCCGGGACGCCCATCGCGTCACGGATGTTACTCCTCGGTCTCGTCCCCAGGACGTAG
- a CDS encoding DUF899 domain-containing protein, which yields MSLASTPTIEPRQQTRRSEATREEWLEARRALLAREKAFTRDRDALSAARRALPMVKVEKNYVFEEPSGKRTLAELFEGRRQLLVYHFMFDPSWSEGCKSCSLVADSFEASIIHLKARDTSFAVVSRAPLTKIEPFKGRMGWKFRWLSSAGTDFNYDYHVSFPPEDMAANSVEYNYAKRPFPAPEGPGLSVFLREGNDIFHTYSTYERGLDLLITTYNYLDLTPLGRQEEGLPPGMPWLRHHDRYDTT from the coding sequence ATGAGCCTGGCCAGCACGCCAACGATCGAGCCGCGGCAGCAGACACGCAGGAGCGAAGCCACACGAGAGGAGTGGCTCGAGGCCCGCAGGGCCCTGCTCGCGAGGGAGAAAGCCTTCACCCGCGACCGGGATGCCCTGAGCGCCGCGCGCCGCGCGCTTCCGATGGTGAAGGTCGAGAAGAACTACGTCTTCGAGGAGCCGTCCGGCAAGCGCACGCTCGCGGAGCTCTTCGAGGGCCGGCGCCAGCTCCTCGTCTACCACTTCATGTTCGATCCGAGCTGGAGCGAGGGGTGCAAGAGCTGCTCCCTGGTCGCGGACAGCTTCGAGGCCAGCATCATCCACCTCAAGGCACGCGATACATCGTTCGCGGTGGTCTCGCGCGCGCCGCTCACGAAGATCGAACCGTTCAAGGGACGCATGGGCTGGAAGTTCCGGTGGCTCTCCTCGGCGGGCACGGACTTCAACTACGACTACCACGTGTCGTTTCCCCCCGAGGACATGGCGGCGAACAGCGTGGAGTACAACTACGCGAAGAGGCCCTTCCCGGCGCCGGAGGGTCCGGGGCTCAGCGTGTTCCTCCGCGAGGGCAACGACATCTTCCACACCTACTCGACGTACGAGCGTGGCCTCGATCTGCTGATCACCACGTACAACTACCTCGATCTCACACCGCTCGGCCGGCAGGAGGAGGGCCTGCCGCCCGGGATGCCGTGGCTGCGCCACCACGACAGGTACGACACGACCTGA
- a CDS encoding Vgb family protein encodes MSTSKHAAEIVREYRPLDEGRIHGVTYDGKLVWFARDNELVAFDPETEKVVHRHPVPAANAGTAFDGEHIYQLASGEILVIQPSDGRIVRRLPSPGKGQDSGMAWADGYLWVGQYYDSKIHKVDARTGEVVKTLTSDRFVTGVSCVDGALWHGVSEEGKPSELRRLASDGTVEETLSVPVKFIAGVEGTGDGGFWCAGEQGHLRLVRRKRGS; translated from the coding sequence ATGAGCACGTCGAAGCACGCAGCGGAGATCGTTCGCGAGTACCGGCCCCTCGATGAGGGACGGATTCACGGCGTCACCTACGACGGGAAGCTGGTGTGGTTCGCGCGCGACAACGAGCTCGTCGCATTCGATCCGGAGACCGAGAAGGTCGTTCACCGCCATCCGGTTCCGGCCGCCAACGCCGGGACGGCATTCGACGGCGAGCACATCTACCAGCTCGCCAGTGGGGAGATCCTCGTCATCCAGCCGTCCGACGGCCGCATCGTCCGGAGGCTGCCCTCGCCGGGCAAGGGGCAGGACAGCGGGATGGCCTGGGCGGACGGCTACCTCTGGGTCGGCCAGTACTACGACTCGAAGATTCACAAGGTCGACGCCAGGACGGGTGAGGTCGTGAAGACGCTCACGTCGGATCGCTTCGTCACGGGCGTGTCGTGCGTCGATGGCGCGCTGTGGCACGGCGTGAGCGAGGAAGGCAAGCCGAGCGAGCTCCGGCGCCTCGCGTCCGATGGAACGGTGGAGGAGACCTTGAGCGTTCCCGTGAAGTTCATCGCGGGCGTCGAAGGGACGGGCGACGGCGGCTTCTGGTGCGCCGGAGAGCAGGGCCACCTGCGCCTGGTGCGTCGCAAGCGCGGGAGCTGA
- a CDS encoding coiled-coil domain-containing protein gives MPNSLLELATQERDLFKTARDNARDRLGTAQAFLSAERKTLTDAIAQLQQYEEQIAALRAQLAAAAVPSDATVLLGELSTVTVQHRQQQATVLAARAGVGSAQASVASAQSMLELADARLTSAEARLAQATQEDARRQAWKTAVGQAPLATLRTDASNVLAGAGGSTVYAAAQAKFVPSIIPAKLWELATQRYTLWHERLKLARKAVEEAEAQRATLLDTSGGLAGKAEKQGVAFRLAERRLTEYALTGRDRYTRAVKLLQQLADPSNQVLTAAEAADVQEALGDRNDAADLEKPLNAAQIVLDARQAAYDDAVLAAYAKDPNDTNVSDDTGVVAAKGPRDTAETTRNDARNDFDANSRALLLAWAAVIPDRAWRQILTFLEATTLLNEVKDTPATLVADLNAAETAYANALLAEVKHSFSLAFLENAIATRKAMLESVQANQPTRLLSAIRGDDI, from the coding sequence ATGCCAAACTCCCTCCTTGAACTCGCCACCCAGGAACGCGACCTCTTCAAGACGGCGCGGGACAACGCCCGCGACCGCCTGGGCACCGCGCAGGCCTTCCTGTCCGCCGAGCGCAAAACGCTGACCGACGCCATCGCCCAGCTCCAGCAGTACGAGGAGCAGATCGCCGCCCTGCGCGCGCAGCTCGCCGCGGCGGCGGTGCCCTCCGACGCCACCGTGCTGCTGGGAGAGCTCTCCACCGTGACCGTGCAGCACCGCCAGCAGCAGGCGACGGTGCTCGCCGCTCGCGCGGGGGTGGGCTCGGCCCAGGCCTCGGTGGCCAGCGCCCAGTCGATGCTCGAGCTGGCTGACGCCCGGCTGACGAGCGCGGAGGCCCGGCTCGCGCAGGCCACCCAGGAGGACGCCCGGCGCCAGGCCTGGAAGACCGCCGTGGGCCAGGCCCCGCTCGCGACCCTGCGCACGGACGCGAGCAACGTGCTCGCGGGCGCGGGAGGGAGCACGGTCTACGCGGCGGCCCAGGCGAAGTTCGTCCCGTCCATCATCCCCGCGAAGCTCTGGGAGCTGGCGACGCAGCGCTACACGCTGTGGCACGAGCGGCTGAAGCTGGCGCGCAAGGCCGTGGAGGAGGCCGAGGCGCAGCGGGCCACCCTGCTCGACACGAGCGGAGGGCTGGCGGGCAAGGCCGAGAAGCAGGGCGTCGCCTTCCGTCTGGCCGAGCGTCGCCTCACCGAGTACGCGCTCACCGGCCGCGACCGCTACACGCGGGCCGTCAAGCTGCTCCAGCAGCTCGCGGACCCGAGCAACCAGGTGCTCACGGCGGCGGAGGCTGCGGACGTCCAGGAGGCGCTCGGCGATCGGAACGACGCCGCGGACCTGGAGAAGCCGCTGAACGCGGCGCAGATCGTGCTGGACGCCAGACAGGCGGCGTACGACGACGCGGTGCTCGCCGCCTACGCGAAGGATCCCAACGACACCAACGTGAGCGACGACACCGGCGTGGTGGCGGCGAAGGGCCCGCGCGACACGGCCGAGACGACGAGAAACGACGCCCGGAATGACTTCGACGCGAACTCGCGAGCGCTGCTGCTCGCCTGGGCGGCGGTGATCCCGGACCGCGCGTGGCGCCAGATCCTCACCTTCCTGGAGGCCACCACGCTGCTCAACGAGGTGAAGGACACGCCCGCCACCCTGGTGGCCGACCTGAACGCGGCCGAGACCGCCTACGCCAACGCGCTGCTCGCGGAGGTGAAGCACTCCTTCTCCCTGGCCTTCCTCGAGAACGCCATCGCCACGCGGAAGGCGATGCTCGAGAGCGTCCAGGCCAACCAGCCCACCCGCCTGCTGAGCGCCATCCGCGGCGACGACATCTGA
- a CDS encoding class I SAM-dependent methyltransferase, with protein sequence MSGRHVNVHACLVHESRESVIDLVRNLHHLDPASVLLLYNGGTDPSLLSDFPFERYNAVVHPSPQPMRWGWLHDFALDCFRFALQSFPFDTMTIVDSDQLGMRPGYSEYLGRFLAQRSRVGLLGLVHGPDAERPWPAPADQAWKEFHQWRPFLRRFPDGESKFVHRTFWPSTIFTADAARDLLHLWEHDRQLQELLDRTHIWASEEILLPTLLALLGYEVAQSPCRYDVVQFRKRYSTEELDAAFEEPDLFWIHPVPRSHGDPLRAHIRARFGGYEGTASAPRASTRARPRPSADERAAPAEARPHGLLLTWPILNEVRRIEGWLADEEADLLIAAASRALTHLPAPHALVEVGSFCGKATVLLGRVAQALGSTARVHAIDPLDGVVGAHDRGLQHLGPTRDRLERNLQLAGLMDRVKIHPSTAPEVTWQGPISLLLIDGLHDYASVSSDFHHLERWVVDGGYVAFHDYTDYFPGVKRLVDEVLAHGRYQEVHRAGSLMVLRKVP encoded by the coding sequence ATGAGCGGCAGGCACGTCAACGTCCACGCATGCCTGGTGCACGAGAGCCGGGAGTCCGTCATCGATCTGGTGCGCAACCTGCACCACCTCGATCCGGCCTCGGTCCTGCTGCTCTACAACGGCGGCACGGATCCGAGCCTGCTGAGCGACTTCCCCTTCGAGCGCTACAACGCCGTCGTCCATCCCTCACCGCAGCCGATGCGGTGGGGGTGGCTGCATGACTTCGCGCTCGACTGCTTCCGCTTCGCGCTCCAGAGCTTCCCGTTCGACACGATGACCATCGTGGACTCGGACCAGCTCGGGATGCGTCCGGGCTACTCCGAGTACCTGGGCCGCTTCCTCGCCCAGCGCTCCCGGGTGGGGCTGCTGGGGCTGGTCCACGGCCCGGACGCGGAGCGACCGTGGCCCGCGCCCGCGGACCAGGCGTGGAAGGAGTTCCACCAGTGGCGCCCCTTCCTGCGGCGGTTCCCGGACGGCGAGTCGAAGTTCGTGCACAGGACCTTCTGGCCCTCCACCATCTTCACCGCGGACGCCGCGAGGGACCTCCTGCACCTCTGGGAGCATGACCGACAGCTCCAGGAGTTGCTGGATCGGACCCACATCTGGGCCTCCGAGGAGATCCTCTTGCCGACGCTGCTGGCCCTGCTCGGCTACGAGGTGGCGCAGAGCCCGTGCCGCTATGACGTGGTGCAGTTCCGGAAGCGCTACTCCACCGAGGAGCTCGACGCCGCCTTCGAGGAGCCGGACCTCTTCTGGATCCATCCAGTCCCTCGCAGCCATGGCGATCCGCTGCGCGCGCACATCCGCGCTCGCTTCGGGGGCTACGAGGGCACCGCTTCCGCGCCTCGCGCCTCCACCCGCGCCAGGCCCCGGCCCTCCGCCGATGAGCGTGCGGCGCCAGCGGAGGCACGGCCCCATGGCCTCCTGCTGACGTGGCCGATCCTCAACGAGGTGCGGCGAATCGAGGGCTGGCTCGCGGACGAGGAGGCGGACCTGCTCATCGCGGCGGCCTCGCGCGCACTCACGCACCTGCCCGCGCCGCACGCGCTGGTGGAGGTGGGGAGCTTCTGTGGCAAGGCCACGGTCCTGCTGGGCCGGGTGGCGCAGGCGCTGGGCTCCACGGCCCGGGTCCACGCCATCGATCCGCTCGACGGAGTCGTCGGCGCGCACGATCGAGGGCTCCAGCACCTGGGCCCGACCCGGGACAGGCTGGAGCGCAACCTCCAGCTGGCGGGACTGATGGACCGTGTGAAGATCCACCCGAGCACCGCGCCAGAAGTCACCTGGCAGGGCCCCATCAGCCTTCTGCTCATCGACGGCCTGCACGACTACGCCAGCGTCTCGAGCGACTTCCACCACCTCGAGCGATGGGTGGTGGACGGTGGGTACGTCGCGTTTCACGACTACACGGACTACTTCCCGGGCGTGAAGCGGCTCGTCGACGAGGTGTTGGCCCACGGGCGCTACCAGGAGGTCCACCGCGCCGGGAGCCTGATGGTGCTGCGGAAGGTCCCGTGA
- a CDS encoding ATP-binding protein codes for MREPGLGIEPLPQAGSPPGPRLARETGIFAGRLAQLLDGALAAEGPLARQRELLEQIFLSTAGDRPLGEWKGSALDRMEEPPHPLDRIATALRLAPVEADLLLLSGMPEQHEGLCAVLRSLHPRSEPWMSVGLAAQLLCRSTEERLLLREVLETGPAIRAGLMRMTGEAPFFERSLVPSESLWSALHGFDVWPAGLVPLQTPVTVSGLEDWLDTPSARVAIRALQSGEPRTVLVAAESEEVALPRAAALAAAASVPSVRLGTTGPWTPELVRQACLHALARGMVPVLRLPASEGSSTVEVPSFDGFPGPVLVAVREGATAVRGLRPAQTLYVERPSTSARAQAWGELLPELGSLSRVLATRYSLEPSAVREVAEDVRSAAQLEGTSPGLSHVAASVRTRTGLSLIPSVKLIQPKARWEHLVLAPDRLAQLREAVDRLGYQQQVLDEWRLLSGRPGAHGVRMLFAGPPGTGKTLSAEVLASALGVDLLLVDISRLVSKWIGETEKNLSAVFDAAEHTQAVLFFDEADGLFGRRSEVSDAHDRYANLETAYLLSRLERFEGLAVLSTNLRHNIDPAFIRRLEFVVDFDEPTLEERLSLWRCHLPSQVPLAREVDLAELAALYPISGGLIRNAAVAAAFLAAAQASPITRHHLVRAVWREYAKSGRAFPGVPAGVADP; via the coding sequence ATGCGTGAGCCCGGCCTCGGAATCGAGCCCCTGCCTCAGGCAGGCAGCCCTCCGGGCCCGCGGCTCGCGCGGGAGACGGGCATCTTCGCCGGTCGCCTGGCCCAGCTCCTCGACGGGGCGCTCGCCGCCGAGGGTCCCCTGGCCCGTCAGCGGGAGCTCCTGGAGCAGATCTTCCTCTCCACCGCGGGAGACCGTCCCCTGGGCGAGTGGAAGGGCAGCGCGCTCGACCGCATGGAGGAGCCGCCGCACCCGCTGGATCGGATCGCCACCGCGCTGAGGCTGGCGCCCGTCGAGGCGGATCTGCTGCTCCTCTCGGGGATGCCCGAGCAGCACGAGGGGCTCTGCGCCGTGCTGCGCTCGCTGCACCCTCGGTCCGAGCCGTGGATGAGCGTGGGGCTCGCCGCGCAGCTCCTCTGCCGCTCCACCGAGGAGCGGCTCCTGCTGCGCGAGGTGCTGGAGACAGGCCCCGCCATCCGCGCGGGGCTCATGCGGATGACCGGAGAGGCCCCCTTCTTCGAGCGCAGCCTGGTGCCGAGCGAGTCGCTCTGGTCCGCGCTGCACGGGTTCGACGTGTGGCCCGCGGGGCTGGTGCCCCTCCAGACGCCGGTGACGGTGAGCGGGCTGGAGGACTGGCTCGACACGCCGAGCGCTCGGGTCGCCATCCGAGCCCTGCAGTCCGGAGAGCCGCGCACCGTGCTGGTGGCCGCCGAGTCCGAGGAGGTGGCCCTGCCGCGCGCCGCCGCCCTGGCCGCCGCGGCCTCGGTGCCCTCGGTCCGCCTGGGCACCACGGGCCCCTGGACTCCGGAGCTCGTGCGGCAGGCCTGCCTCCATGCCCTGGCGCGAGGGATGGTTCCGGTGCTCCGGCTGCCCGCGTCCGAAGGCTCCAGCACCGTCGAGGTCCCCTCCTTCGATGGCTTCCCCGGACCGGTGCTCGTCGCCGTGCGCGAGGGGGCCACCGCCGTCCGAGGCCTGCGGCCCGCGCAGACGCTCTACGTGGAGCGCCCCTCCACGAGCGCCCGCGCCCAGGCCTGGGGCGAGCTGCTGCCGGAGCTGGGCTCGCTGTCCCGGGTGCTCGCGACGCGCTACAGCCTGGAGCCCTCGGCGGTGCGCGAGGTGGCCGAGGACGTGCGCAGCGCGGCTCAGCTCGAGGGCACCTCGCCCGGCCTCTCCCATGTGGCCGCGAGCGTGCGCACCCGCACGGGGCTCTCGCTCATCCCCAGCGTGAAGCTGATCCAGCCCAAGGCCCGCTGGGAGCACCTGGTGCTCGCACCGGACCGGCTCGCCCAGCTGCGCGAGGCGGTGGACCGGCTCGGCTACCAGCAGCAGGTGCTGGACGAGTGGCGGCTGCTCTCGGGCCGGCCCGGCGCGCATGGCGTCCGGATGCTCTTCGCAGGCCCGCCGGGCACGGGCAAGACGCTCTCCGCCGAGGTGCTCGCCAGCGCCCTGGGGGTGGACCTGCTGCTGGTGGACATCTCGCGCCTGGTGTCCAAGTGGATCGGCGAGACGGAGAAGAACCTCTCCGCCGTCTTCGACGCCGCCGAGCACACCCAGGCGGTCCTCTTCTTCGACGAGGCGGATGGCCTGTTCGGCCGCCGCTCCGAGGTCTCCGACGCGCACGATCGCTACGCCAACCTGGAGACGGCCTACCTGCTCTCGCGGCTGGAGCGCTTCGAGGGGCTGGCCGTGCTCTCCACGAACCTGCGCCACAACATCGACCCGGCCTTCATCCGGCGGCTGGAGTTCGTGGTGGACTTCGACGAGCCCACGCTCGAGGAGCGCCTGTCGCTGTGGCGCTGTCACCTGCCGTCCCAGGTCCCGCTCGCCAGGGAGGTCGATCTGGCGGAGCTGGCCGCTCTCTATCCCATCTCCGGAGGACTCATCCGCAACGCCGCCGTAGCCGCCGCGTTCCTCGCGGCCGCCCAAGCAAGCCCCATCACCCGTCACCACCTCGTCCGCGCCGTGTGGCGCGAGTACGCCAAATCCGGCCGTGCCTTCCCCGGTGTCCCCGCCGGGGTGGCCGACCCCTAG